Proteins found in one Choristoneura fumiferana chromosome 16, NRCan_CFum_1, whole genome shotgun sequence genomic segment:
- the LOC141436192 gene encoding pre-mRNA-splicing factor Slu7-like, with product MSMASTTRASVSQILRNKDDTGEEDDEPKKKSREDWRKAKELEEARKAGTAPAAVDETGKDINPHIPQYISSAPWYYGTAGPTLKHQRPQEDREAGFTKLDTFYNKGVDKTTVATKFRKGACENCGAMTHKKKDCLDRPRKIGAKYTNAGIAADEFAQPELNLSYDGKRDRWNGYDPAEHKAIIEEYQKIEEAKRELRAKKLEQDPTAMEDEDNAEEDEDKYVDEVDMPGTKVDSKQRITVRNLRIREDTAKYLRNLDPNSAYYDPKTRSMRDNPDPNAAESDYTGENFVRFTGDTRSHAAAQLFAWEARARGLDVHLLAEPTKLQLLQRQYHDKFQQFKSQVKESVLEKYGGEEHLKVPPRELLLAQTEVFTQYNRDGTIANGPEKQLAKSKYEEDVLINNHTSVWGSFWRDGQWGFKCCHSFIKMSYCVGEAGKSVVLEVRDDPKASTSAELKESPKKEKDKKEKADSSSSDSSSSSSESEPDIRSKTEKTSKKKKKKSKKKRKKEKKEKKSKKDEDKLKKALEMEERQQKHASHLLSMDERKRPYNSMYEAKEPTEEEMEAYRMKRQREEDPMSQFV from the exons ATGAGCATGGCATCGACAACACGGGCGTCCGTCTCGCAGATATTGCGCAATAAAGACGACACTGGCGAAGAAGACGATGAACCTAAGAAGAAGTCTCGCGAGGATTGGAGAAAAGCTAAAGAGCTAGAAGAGGCTCGAAAAGCCGGCACAGCACCCGCAGCTGTTGATGAAACAG GCAAGGATATAAACCCACATATTCCACAATACATTTCTTCGGCACCATGGTACTATGGCACAGCGGGCCCAACCCTCAAGCATCAAAGGCCTCAGGAGGACAGAGAAGCAGGGTTCACCAAGCTTGACACTTTTTACAATAAGGGTGTTGATAAG ACAACAGTTGCAACAAAATTCAGAAAAGGAGCCTGTGAAAATTGTGGTGCAATGACGCATAAGAAGAAGGATTGTTTGGACAGACCAAGAAAA ATTGGTGCAAAATATACAAATGCAGGGATAGCGGCAGATGAATTCGCCCAGCCCGAACTGAATCTTAGTTATGATGGCAAGAGAGATAGGTGGAATGGGTATGACCCAGCAGAACACAAGGCTATCATCGAAGAGTACCAGAAGATCGAGGAGGCTAAGAGAGAGCTGAGGGCTAAGAAGTTGGAACAGG ATCCAACAGCAATGGAAGATGAGGATAATGCAGAAGAGGACGAAGACAAATATGTAGATGAAGTGGATATGCCGGGCACAAAG GTGGACTCCAAACAGCGTATCACAGTGCGCAACTTGCGTATCAGAGAGGACACCGCCAAGTATTTGAGGAACTTGGACCCCAATTCCGCGTACTATGACCCCAAAACACGTTCCATGAGGGACAATCCTGATCCAAACGCGGCTGA GTCGGACTACACGGGGGAGAACTTCGTCCGTTTCACGGGCGACACGCGCTCGCACGCCGCGGCGCAGCTGTTCGCGTGGgaggcgcgcgcgcgcggcctCGACGTGCACCTGCTGGCCGAGCCCACCAAGCTGCAGCTGCTGCAGCGACAGTACCACGACAAGTTCCAGCAGTTCAAGTCACAG GTGAAAGAGTCAGTGCTGGAAAAATACGGCGGGGAGGAGCATTTAAAGGTGCCCCCGCGGGAATTGTTGCTGGCTCAGACAGAGGTGTTCACGCAGTACAACAGGGACGGGACCATCGCCAACGGACCGGAGAAACAGCTTGCCAA GAGCAAATACGAAGAGGATGTTCTGATCAATAACCACACGTCGGTGTGGGGGTCGTTCTGGCGGGACGGACAGTGGGGGTTCAAATGCTGCCATTCATTCATCAAG ATGTCGTATTGCGTTGGCGAGGCGGGCAAGTCTGTGGTGCTGGAAGTGAGGGATGACCCCAAGGCATCAACAAGCGCTGAACTCAAGGAATCTCCAAAAAAGGAGAAAGACAAAAAAG aaaaagccgattcatcatcatccgatTCAAGTTCTAGCAGTTCAGAATCCGAACCCGACATCCGGTCCAAGACGGAGAAGACTagcaaaaagaagaaaaagaagtcgaagaagaagaggaagaaggagaagaaagagaaaaaatcaaagaaagatgaagataaattaaaaaag gCACTGGAAATGGAAGAGAGGCAACAGAAACACGCATCTCACTTATTGTCTATGGATGAAAGGAAACGTCCATACAACAGCATGTACGAAGCCAAAGAGCCCACAGAAGAAGAAATGGAGGCATATAGGATGAAACGTCAAAGAGAAGAGGACCCTATGAGCCAATTTGTGTAG
- the LOC141435968 gene encoding sorting nexin-12-like, which translates to MMAAEDTTADATKRLNVKKQTLDDAYAAPANFLEIDVVNPVTTMGVGKKRYTDYEVRMRTNLPVFKVKESSVRRRYSDFEWLRNELERDSKIVVPPLPGKALKRQLPFRGDDGIFEEEFIEDRRKGLEVFINKIAGHPLAQNERCLHMFLQEPTIDKNYVPGKIRNT; encoded by the exons ATGATGGCTGCCGAGGACACGACCGCGGACGCGACAAAGCGGTTAAACGTTAAGAAACAGACCCTGGACGATGCTTACGCGGCGCCGGCCAATTTCCTCGAAATCGACGTGGTGAACCCAGTCACGACAATGGGTGTCGGGAAGAAACGCTACACCGATTACGAAGTCCGCATGAGG ACCAATCTGCCCGTGTTCAAAGTTAAAGAGTCGAGCGTGAGGCGGCGGTACAGCGACTTCGAATGGCTCAGAAACGAGCTAGAAAGAGATAGTAAG ATTGTGGTGCCACCATTGCCGGGCAAAGCCTTGAAAAGACAACTGCCATTCCGTGGAGACGATGGCATATTTGAGGAGGAATTCATTGAGGACCGCAGaaaag GCTTAGAAGTATTCATCAACAAGATAGCCGGGCACCCGCTGGCACAGAACGAGCGCTGCCTGCACATGTTCCTTCAGGAACCAACAATCGACAAGAACTATGTGCCTGGCAAGATACGGAACACATAA